Part of the Thauera sedimentorum genome, GTCGGTCGGGGAATCCGCCGACACCATCGAGGACGTGCTCGAGCCCTACCTGATCCAGCAGGGCTACCTGCAGCGCACGCCGCGCGGACGAATGGCCACTCCGGCGATCTGGCAGCACTTCGGGCTGAATCCGCCGCGCGCCGGGGGCCCCGGCCTGTTCGACGGCTGAAGGGCATGGGCACGACGCTGCAGTTGCTGCTCGCGGGCGCCGTCGTGCTGCTCTTCGGCTGGCAGATGAAGCGCGGCCGTAGCCGGCAGCGCGCCGCCTACCTGGCGGATTACGACTTCGCCCGCCTGCTCGACCGCCGCCTAGCCCTGCGTCGCCCGCAACTGGACGCCGCGCAGCGCCGCCTGGTGTTCGACGGCCTGCGCCAGTGGTTCGCGCTGTGCCAGCACAAGGACGGCCGGCGCCTGTCCATGCCCTCGCAGGCGGTGGACGATGCCTGGCACGAGTTCATCCTGTTCACCCGCAACTATGCGCAGTTCTGCCAACGCGCGCTGGGCCGCTTCCTGCACCACGTGCCGGCCGAGGCGATGAGCTCGCCCACTCAGGCGCAACGCGGCATCCGCGCCACGTGGCAGCTGGCCTGCCGCGCCGAAGGCATCGCCCCGGACCGCCCAAGCCACCTGCCGCTGCTGTTCGCGCTCGACGCACAACTGGGGCTGGCCGACGGCTTCCACTACAGCCTCGACTGCCGCGACACACGCGCCGCCGGCGGCGCACCCTACTGCGCCAGCCATATCGGATGCGGCAGCGGTTGCAGTTCGGACAGCTGCGGGGACAGCGGGGGCAGCAGTTGTGGCGGGGGCTGCGGCGGCGACTGACGCATGCGCACTTTCCAGGCCTTTGTCATCCTGCTGTGCGTATTCTCCGGCGCCTGGCTGCTGAGCGGGCCGGAGTTCTACATGCCCGGACGGCACGATCCCGCTTACGGCATGTACTTCAGCGGCCTGTCCTCGCGCCTGCTCGGTCTCGGCCTGCTGTCGCTCGCCTGGGCGGGCTTCAGCGTCAAGCGCTATGCCGGGCGCGGCAGCGGCAAGCCGCCACCGCATCGCTGGCAGGTGCGCTACTTCCTCACCCTGATGCTGACCCTGGCGCTGATCGGCACCGCCTACTACCTGGGCGAGGCCGGGCCCGCGCCGCATCTGCGCATCGAGAGCGGCGCGGTCTCCTGAACGGCAGCCGCTCAGCCGCCGGAGCAGCCGCAGCCACCGCCACCCCCGCCGCAGCCGCCGCCCACCGGCGCACTCTCGGCCGGGGCCTGCTTCTGTTCGCGCGGAGAGAGACAGATGGAGAAGTCGATGACGATGTTGCCCGGGTCGCGGGCCACGTACTCGATGCTGACCTGGTCGCCGTAGCGCTGGCGGATCTGGCCGAGCAGCGGCAAGGGATCGTGGTCGTTGACGAAACGCATGGTCTCGCCGTCCATCAGGGCTTCCAGCGCACCGAAAATGGCCGCATGGCGGAAGCGCTTGGCGACGCCGCGGGCATCGAAGGGGAAAACGGATTCGTTGAACAGGGGCAGTTCGCTCATGGATTCTCTCTCCTGGAGTCGGGGGACGCCCGCCCGCTTGGCGGGGCGTGACGCTGCGACGCATCGTATGGATGCGCGCCCCCTACCGCCTTGAGCCAGAACAAGAATCCGCGGACGGCGCTCAGCCGATCTGGCAGGCCAGCCCCTTGAGATACTCGCCCTCGGGTACCGCCAGCCCCACCGGGTGGTCGGCCGCGGCCGACAGGCGATGGATGATGCGCGCATCCACGCCGGCATCGATC contains:
- a CDS encoding glycine-rich domain-containing protein is translated as MGTTLQLLLAGAVVLLFGWQMKRGRSRQRAAYLADYDFARLLDRRLALRRPQLDAAQRRLVFDGLRQWFALCQHKDGRRLSMPSQAVDDAWHEFILFTRNYAQFCQRALGRFLHHVPAEAMSSPTQAQRGIRATWQLACRAEGIAPDRPSHLPLLFALDAQLGLADGFHYSLDCRDTRAAGGAPYCASHIGCGSGCSSDSCGDSGGSSCGGGCGGD
- a CDS encoding DUF2249 domain-containing protein; this encodes MSELPLFNESVFPFDARGVAKRFRHAAIFGALEALMDGETMRFVNDHDPLPLLGQIRQRYGDQVSIEYVARDPGNIVIDFSICLSPREQKQAPAESAPVGGGCGGGGGGCGCSGG